The Candidatus Dependentiae bacterium genome segment GAATTACAGAAATAATGGCCGACGCCTCTTCTAATAACATGCTCAAAATAAACCCCGCACATCTAAAAAATCATGTGCAGACTCAAACAGAAAACAATACCAACACCCCTGAAGACAATACCCTTAATTTCAATGAAATTAATGACATACTCGATATTTCGAATAATTTAGAATGTCCTACATGTGCATTAATTTGTCCCAATCTCTATGTTTATTTTGCACACTTAAACGAATGCACAGGAACTTAAAATAAATTCTATCCACCTATAATCTCAAATAAAACTATATCATATGCTCAAAACTACCGTGTTAAGACATTCGAGCGTGCTGATACATCAATGTAACCGCAAGAACATCAGTCAATGTTGACATGGTTTTATCATCAGGATGTATCGCGCTTCCAATAGTTTCGATGGAAAATTCAGCAGGCATAAAACGCCGCATCACAACATCCTGGTAGGTTACAAAAGGCTGACTTGATGCAACCAAACAAGAACCAATAATCGGCCTTGGGTCTTGCTCTAACCAATGTTCAATGGTCGTTCGAGTATTTGGACGAACCAATTTTCCATCAGGTAAATAGCGCTTAGGTGCGTTGACAATAGTCAGCGGCAACTGCGCAAATTCAACCGGTAAATCGGCTTGATCAAAAAGTAATTGCACAAGCCCTGTTTCATTGTTAGGCAAAACATTGGGCAAGCACCACCCTGCTTTGATGGGCATAATGCCATTATCTCGATTATTCAGCTCAAAATCATTTTCATACTCAACATCACGTGGGCGATCTCCTGTCAGCACAACTATTTGGCTAAACCGAACTCCACTATTCCAAGCTTTAACTAAACTTGCTAACCGTTGTCGCATCCAACGCATACATCCACCAAGCACAATTGCGTAGGTATATTCTTTGCTTTCAGGAAGCACCTCTTCAAAAAAATTCATACGCTCAAAGAGTGGGAGTGCTTGTTCGAACTTTGCATCAAACGGGCTTGCTGGCTTTGTCCAAGGCTCTTTTCTTAAATTATTTATGGGATCATTTGATCGACGAAACACCTCTAATGCGACGCGCTTTGCATCAACCAAAGATCCATCACAGGTGATTTCAGTTAACGAAAAAAGCTCTTTAATCACTGGTGTTATTTGTTGGTCTTGAGTAACCAATGCACGGACTCGCTCATCAGCTTTAAATTCAATACCAGCATGAACATAGCCCATCAAACTACAGAATAAAAAAATAGTTTTCTTCATTACTTTTTCTCCAATACTTTAACGAGCTGGTATTCTTGGTACAAAATTCTTGCAACCGTATCAAGCAGTGTCGCTAAGTTTTCTCCTTCAGATACCCGAGCACCAATTGTTTCAAGAGAAAATGATGCCGGCATGAGTGTACGCATGACGCTGTCTTGGTAGGTGACATACGGCTGGCAGGAAACTACCAAGCAGCTGTCTGGATTAGGTTTTTTCTCTAACCAAGCATTAACCGTATCACCCGTTGTGGGGCGACGGATTAGTCCATCAGCAGTTTTTTGCATGGGAGCATCAATGAATGTACATGGAATTTTTGCTAAACCTTCTGGTAACTCAGCTTGCTCTAAAACCATGCGCATCATTTCGGTTTCAGTTTTTGGATGCTCTTGAGAGTCTTGCCACGATTGCTTGATCGGCAAAATACCATTTTTTCGATCATACAAAACAGCTACACTTTCGATGTCTGGATCAAGTATTCGTTGACCAGCAAGAATAACTAATTCATCAACACGCACACCTCTATTCCATTCCTGAATTAAAAAAGCGAGACGCTTACGGACATTGGTTACCGTTGCACCCAGCAAAATTCCGTATCGATAGTCTTTCTGTTCGGCTTGAACTTCTTGCAATAATCCAAGCTGTTTGAGTATTGGAATTATTTTATCAGCGTTCTCTTGATAAACACTTTCTGGTGATTGCCAACGCTCTTTGCCTACCGGTCTGAGTAAATTTTTTTGTGTAACTTCAACAATATTTTGCAGCGTACCATCATGCTTAAGATTAAGCGCTGCAAGTAATTCATACGTGAGTTGCGCTGGTTTTCCATCATCTGTTACGATTAAATGTGCTCGATGTAAAGGAGCTTGTGAAGTTGATGATGTTTCAGATTTTTTTAAACAACAAGAGTGAAATATGCCTACACTCAGTGCACATAAAAAAATAGTTAAAATTCGAAAATATGTGCTGACATTTTTTTTCATAACGCCCTTTCATAAATTATATGATGAGTATAGAAAAGAGACGTTAAGAAAGCAAAAAGGCGAGCTCTTAAAAGACTCGCCTTTATTCGAATATAAACCTATTTATTTTTAGATATCTTTTGGCAATAACACGGTGTCAATAATGTTGATGTAGCCATTGGAAAATTTTACATCTGATTTAATAACTTTTGCTTTCCCGCTGCCAGCAATCACAACAATATCACTACCCTCTTTTTTGATGGTAAGCTCTGTACCGTCTGCGGTTACATGGCGCTCTTTTTGAACACACTGTTCAGCCGTCAAATCACCCAGAACAATTGAATGCTTAAGAAAGCGACGCATCTTTCTTTTGTTACTTGCAAAACTAGAGCGATCACCCCACGCATTCATTGCCGCATCGTTAGGAACAAAAATTGTTGCTGTTCCTGAACTTTTCTCCATAGTTTCTTTGATGTCATCTTGAGTATTCATTGCTTCAATGTACTTAGAAGCTCCAAGCGATCCGAGCTGCTTCATGAAATCTTCACCACCAGCTCGAACAATCATCAAGTAGCCGGCAATAGCAATCAACACTCCAGCGCCTATATATTTTTGCCAAAATTCCATAAGATATTCCCCCTATAAAATAAAACTACCGTATTTCAACTAATTTTTGACGAAGCAAATCAAGACTATTTTTTAAGTTATTAAGCTTACTTTTTAGATTTTCAAGCTTATAACGAAGTTTAGCTAACCCAACTTGAAAATCGACACTGTAAGGCTGAACATGATAGGTTTTGGTCATTTGAGCTTTAAGATTACCGTCGTGTGTTATTTGAATAATAGAAGGATCTGGATCAGAAGGATCTCTATGCTCTTTATCTATATTATGAAGCTGATACGTAATTGA includes the following:
- a CDS encoding fasciclin domain-containing protein, which translates into the protein MEFWQKYIGAGVLIAIAGYLMIVRAGGEDFMKQLGSLGASKYIEAMNTQDDIKETMEKSSGTATIFVPNDAAMNAWGDRSSFASNKRKMRRFLKHSIVLGDLTAEQCVQKERHVTADGTELTIKKEGSDIVVIAGSGKAKVIKSDVKFSNGYINIIDTVLLPKDI